One Dictyoglomus sp. DNA window includes the following coding sequences:
- the fusA gene encoding elongation factor G, producing the protein MKQYTTEDLRNIGLFGHGSSGKTTLSEAILYSAKVIDRMGKVENGNTVSDFEPEEIKRGISLNLSLLPLEWKGKKINLVDTPGYADFIGEVISAFLAVDSVILVIDAISGIQVQHEKIWGMAQEIGLPTAFIINKLDRENSDFFEVLKTLRERFGNKVLPVFIPVGKEANFQGVIDLLNKKAYIYPDEKGDPKETDIPSELNSLVEKWRQNLIENVIESDEELLQKYLEGEEIEGSIIVKTLKKVFLDREIFPVFGVSSLKNIGVSKFLDSVIEFFPNPKERKSIKVEDVKTSEEKDIKIGENNHTLVFVFKTSADPFVGKLNYLRILSGNLRPDSNLYNVNKDVQEKIAQIYYQRGKNQEQAIEVVAGDLCVVSKLKETSTNDTLADKDYLLKIKPLEFPEPVFSVSVIPKTRADEDRMSSALSRIVEEDPTIRVQRNFETNETLIYGLGDSHLEVVVERMQRKFGVNVTLGTPQVAYRETIRTSVKAEGKVKKQTGGRGQYGHVWLELEPLPRGAGFEFVDKIVGGVVPKNYIPAVEKGVRETMEKGILAGYPIVDVKVTLFDGSYHEVDSSDMAFKVAAAKAFKKGFMEAKPVLLEPIMLVEVTAPDNYTGDIISDLNGRRGKVLQIDSIGKLQTIKALVPLAEMLRYSSTLKSITQGRGSYTMKFSHYEEVPTKIQEEIIAKAKPKLEEEEE; encoded by the coding sequence ATGAAACAGTATACAACTGAAGATTTAAGAAATATTGGACTATTTGGACATGGTAGTTCTGGAAAAACCACATTATCAGAAGCTATACTTTATTCTGCAAAAGTTATTGATCGTATGGGAAAGGTAGAAAATGGAAATACAGTCTCAGATTTTGAACCTGAAGAGATAAAAAGAGGGATTTCTCTTAATCTATCTCTGCTTCCTTTGGAGTGGAAGGGAAAGAAAATAAATCTTGTAGATACTCCAGGATATGCAGATTTTATTGGGGAAGTAATAAGTGCTTTTTTGGCTGTGGATTCTGTTATTCTAGTGATAGATGCTATTTCAGGTATTCAAGTTCAGCATGAAAAAATATGGGGTATGGCTCAGGAAATCGGTCTTCCAACTGCATTTATTATTAATAAGTTAGATAGAGAAAATTCTGATTTTTTTGAAGTTTTAAAAACATTAAGGGAAAGATTTGGGAATAAAGTTCTTCCTGTTTTTATTCCTGTAGGAAAGGAAGCAAACTTTCAAGGGGTTATAGATCTTTTAAATAAAAAAGCTTATATATATCCTGATGAAAAAGGAGACCCAAAGGAGACAGATATTCCCTCGGAATTAAATTCCCTTGTTGAAAAATGGAGGCAAAATTTAATTGAAAACGTAATTGAATCTGACGAGGAATTGCTTCAAAAATACCTAGAGGGTGAAGAAATTGAAGGTAGTATAATAGTTAAAACTTTAAAAAAAGTCTTTTTAGATAGAGAAATTTTTCCAGTATTTGGAGTCTCTTCTCTCAAAAATATAGGAGTTTCAAAATTCTTAGATTCTGTTATAGAATTCTTTCCTAATCCTAAAGAAAGAAAGTCCATTAAAGTAGAGGATGTAAAGACTAGTGAAGAAAAAGATATAAAAATTGGAGAGAATAATCACACTTTAGTTTTTGTATTTAAGACCTCTGCAGATCCATTTGTGGGAAAGTTAAATTATCTTAGGATCTTATCAGGGAATTTAAGACCTGATTCTAATTTATATAATGTGAATAAAGATGTTCAGGAGAAGATTGCCCAAATATATTATCAAAGAGGAAAGAATCAAGAACAGGCTATAGAAGTAGTTGCTGGAGATCTTTGTGTTGTTTCTAAGCTTAAAGAGACATCAACTAACGATACCCTTGCAGATAAAGATTATCTTTTGAAAATAAAACCTTTAGAATTTCCAGAGCCTGTATTTTCTGTTTCTGTTATACCAAAGACAAGAGCAGATGAGGATAGAATGAGTTCTGCTCTTTCACGAATTGTAGAAGAAGATCCCACTATAAGGGTTCAAAGAAATTTTGAAACCAATGAAACTTTAATATATGGATTAGGAGATTCTCACTTAGAAGTAGTGGTGGAAAGAATGCAAAGAAAATTTGGGGTTAATGTTACTTTAGGGACTCCACAAGTTGCATACAGGGAGACTATAAGAACATCTGTAAAAGCTGAAGGAAAAGTGAAAAAGCAAACAGGTGGAAGAGGGCAATATGGTCATGTATGGCTGGAACTTGAACCTTTACCTCGAGGTGCAGGTTTTGAATTTGTCGATAAAATTGTAGGTGGAGTTGTTCCTAAAAATTACATACCTGCTGTAGAAAAGGGAGTTAGAGAAACAATGGAAAAAGGAATATTGGCAGGGTATCCTATAGTAGACGTTAAAGTAACTTTATTTGACGGATCTTATCATGAAGTAGATTCTTCAGATATGGCATTCAAAGTTGCAGCTGCAAAAGCTTTTAAAAAAGGATTTATGGAGGCAAAGCCTGTTTTGTTGGAACCCATCATGCTTGTAGAGGTTACAGCTCCCGATAATTATACTGGAGATATAATAAGTGATCTAAATGGTAGAAGAGGCAAGGTATTACAAATTGACTCTATAGGAAAATTACAAACTATTAAAGCACTAGTTCCTCTTGCAGAAATGTTGAGATATTCTTCTACTTTAAAATCTATAACTCAAGGAAGAGGATCTTATACTATGAAGTTTTCTCACTACGAAGAAGTACCTACCAAAATTCAGGAAGAGATTATTGCGAAAGCCAAACCTAAATTAGAAGAAGAGGAAGAATGA
- a CDS encoding DUF951 domain-containing protein yields the protein MSIKFEVGDIIELPKPHPCGGKKWIVLFVGVDIKLKCEKCGHIVMIPRIRIKFKAKKVGKIEVESEL from the coding sequence ATGAGTATAAAATTTGAGGTAGGGGATATTATAGAACTTCCTAAACCTCATCCTTGTGGTGGAAAAAAGTGGATAGTTTTATTTGTTGGTGTGGATATTAAGTTAAAATGTGAAAAATGTGGTCATATTGTAATGATTCCAAGAATTAGAATAAAATTCAAGGCTAAAAAGGTGGGGAAAATTGAAGTTGAATCAGAATTATAG
- the proB gene encoding glutamate 5-kinase: MKLNQNYRRIVIKIGTSSLIDSLGSLSQEKLLRIVEQCVKLRRLNKEVILVSSGAIASGREVLKSLANRKDLPAKQALAAVGQIRLMQYYSNLFSLFKQPVAQILLTAEDLNDRKRFLNISYTFETLLKEGVIPIVNENDTVAVDEIKIGDNDTLSAKVACAVNSDLLIILSDVDGVYTKDPHLDPNAELISEIYEIDETIEKSAGPGKGTGGMSTKISSAKIVMEAGIPMVLANSEENDVIIRIINGERIGTYFVPKKEYRKKRKHWLLFITKPEGKIYIDEGAVEAILKKGKSLLPVGIKKVEGNFLNGDVVSICDMKGKEIARGISNYSSSELTRIIGKTREEIIELTDFVYEEAIHRDNLVTRDEKE, from the coding sequence TTGAAGTTGAATCAGAATTATAGAAGAATTGTAATAAAAATAGGGACCTCAAGTTTAATAGATTCTTTGGGGTCCCTTTCCCAAGAGAAACTTCTTAGAATTGTAGAACAGTGTGTTAAGTTAAGACGTTTAAATAAAGAAGTTATTTTGGTATCTTCAGGAGCTATAGCGTCAGGAAGAGAAGTTTTAAAAAGTTTAGCAAATAGAAAAGATCTTCCTGCAAAACAAGCTTTAGCTGCAGTAGGTCAAATTCGATTGATGCAATACTATTCTAATCTTTTCTCTCTTTTTAAGCAACCTGTAGCTCAAATTCTTCTAACTGCAGAGGATCTTAATGATAGGAAAAGGTTTCTAAATATTTCCTATACTTTTGAAACTCTTCTAAAGGAAGGAGTAATACCTATTGTCAATGAAAATGATACTGTAGCAGTAGATGAGATAAAAATTGGAGATAATGATACTCTTTCCGCAAAAGTTGCCTGTGCTGTTAATTCAGATCTTTTAATAATCTTATCCGATGTAGACGGAGTATATACTAAAGATCCCCATTTGGATCCCAATGCAGAACTTATTTCAGAGATATATGAAATTGATGAAACTATTGAAAAAAGTGCAGGTCCTGGGAAGGGAACAGGTGGAATGAGTACGAAAATATCTTCTGCGAAGATTGTAATGGAAGCAGGAATACCTATGGTTTTGGCAAATTCAGAAGAAAATGATGTAATTATAAGAATAATAAATGGAGAAAGAATAGGAACATATTTTGTTCCTAAAAAAGAATATAGAAAAAAGAGAAAACATTGGCTTCTTTTTATTACAAAACCAGAAGGGAAGATATATATTGATGAAGGAGCTGTGGAAGCTATTCTTAAGAAAGGTAAAAGTTTATTGCCTGTAGGAATAAAAAAGGTAGAAGGAAATTTTTTAAATGGGGATGTTGTATCAATCTGTGATATGAAGGGAAAAGAAATTGCAAGGGGTATTTCTAATTATAGTAGTTCTGAACTTACCAGAATTATTGGAAAGACAAGAGAAGAAATTATTGAATTAACTGATTTTGTCTATGAAGAAGCAATTCATAGGGATAATTTAGTTACAAGAGACGAGAAAGAATAG
- a CDS encoding phosphodiester glycosidase family protein: MKKIISLFLILFHIYNLGFSQEIIIAPKVFYRKIEQKSLVYHIATIEFPNPNIDLVSILAQNQVLGREKLSDIARRYSADLAINGNFFNLDTGEPIGIFVSNGELIKLPIRRGAFAITYDNRAVIDIFETSIRIKIDDKLIIVNNLNTPRGGNDAVLFTKWFAKSSNIQKNSFAGVNIIIELNDKLPFHGKITGRVTNIEYGVSSSIIPENGCVLSLGGLALKYLPYFSIGKDLEIIVESKPTIPVKEAIGGGPILLKDGAIVLGKTNEIPLDSNIIEGKHPRTIVGTKQDMIYFFFFEGRKENSTGLSLKEAAELLKNMGIENALNLDGGSSSNMVLWENPIINTDREIASALILKNILPVGTPKYLTLFPLEDPLYLQKGERKKISLLLQDENFHKLEIPLSNLSWTITPSIISINKETMEIEALEWGEGELIIGFGDINVKRKIIVYPKFLNEDFERDKNWKITGKNFDHLYTTYTITRNKFYDGSSSLELSYKTLKGDSFIYLELNIPLPIKISKISLKVLGDNKKGWLRALFYDSTGKPYVLDLTPYKGINWDDDWKTIEKDLKELKSLLPSWNFEPVYPLSLHSIYLVFINSESIEGKIYLDSLQFKY, translated from the coding sequence ATGAAGAAAATTATAAGTCTTTTTTTAATTTTATTTCATATATATAACTTGGGTTTTTCTCAAGAGATAATTATTGCACCAAAGGTATTTTATAGAAAAATAGAACAGAAATCTTTAGTTTATCATATTGCTACTATAGAGTTTCCTAATCCTAATATTGATTTAGTAAGTATTTTAGCCCAAAACCAAGTATTAGGAAGAGAAAAATTAAGTGATATTGCAAGAAGATATTCTGCAGATCTTGCAATAAATGGAAACTTCTTTAATCTTGATACAGGAGAACCTATTGGAATTTTTGTAAGTAATGGAGAATTAATAAAGTTACCAATTAGAAGGGGAGCTTTTGCAATTACATATGATAATAGAGCGGTAATAGACATTTTTGAAACTTCTATAAGAATCAAAATAGATGACAAATTAATTATTGTCAATAATCTCAATACTCCAAGGGGCGGTAATGATGCAGTTCTCTTTACTAAATGGTTTGCTAAATCTTCTAATATTCAAAAGAACTCTTTTGCTGGTGTAAATATAATTATTGAATTAAATGACAAGCTTCCCTTTCATGGAAAAATTACTGGAAGAGTAACAAATATAGAATATGGTGTTTCAAGTTCTATTATTCCAGAAAATGGATGTGTTCTCTCCCTTGGAGGTTTGGCTTTAAAATATCTTCCATATTTCAGTATCGGAAAAGACTTAGAAATAATTGTAGAATCAAAACCTACTATTCCTGTTAAAGAAGCTATTGGGGGAGGACCCATTCTTTTAAAGGATGGGGCTATAGTATTAGGAAAAACTAATGAAATTCCCTTGGATAGTAATATTATAGAAGGAAAACATCCAAGAACGATAGTAGGAACAAAACAAGATATGATTTATTTTTTCTTTTTTGAGGGAAGAAAAGAAAATAGTACAGGATTAAGTTTAAAAGAAGCAGCAGAGTTATTGAAGAATATGGGAATAGAAAATGCATTAAACTTAGATGGTGGTAGCTCTAGTAATATGGTTCTTTGGGAAAATCCTATTATAAATACAGATAGAGAAATTGCATCCGCATTAATTCTAAAAAACATTTTACCTGTAGGTACCCCAAAATATCTTACCCTATTTCCCTTAGAGGATCCTCTGTATCTTCAAAAGGGAGAAAGAAAAAAAATATCTTTACTCTTACAAGATGAAAATTTTCATAAACTTGAAATACCTCTATCTAATTTATCTTGGACTATAACTCCATCTATTATAAGTATTAACAAAGAAACTATGGAAATAGAAGCCTTAGAATGGGGAGAAGGAGAATTAATTATAGGTTTTGGAGATATAAATGTAAAAAGAAAAATCATAGTATATCCTAAATTCTTAAACGAGGACTTTGAAAGAGATAAAAACTGGAAAATAACAGGAAAGAATTTTGATCATCTATACACTACTTATACTATAACTAGAAATAAATTCTATGATGGATCTTCATCTCTTGAACTATCTTACAAAACTCTTAAAGGAGATTCTTTTATATACTTAGAACTGAATATTCCTTTACCCATTAAAATATCAAAAATATCTTTAAAGGTACTGGGAGACAATAAAAAGGGATGGCTAAGAGCTTTATTTTATGATAGTACTGGAAAACCCTATGTTTTAGATCTAACTCCATATAAAGGTATAAATTGGGATGACGATTGGAAAACCATTGAAAAAGATCTCAAAGAACTAAAATCCTTACTTCCTTCATGGAATTTTGAGCCTGTTTATCCTCTTAGTCTTCATTCTATATATCTAGTATTTATAAATTCTGAAAGCATTGAAGGAAAAATATATTTAGACAGTTTACAATTCAAATATTAA
- a CDS encoding VWA domain-containing protein, with translation MIGFERPYFLILIIFLILLAKKFSIKKAFLRNIQLLLLILSLSGLQFFAPYSQINVIFLLDQSLSISSKEKEEAIQFIDSSLKFKKPQDKVGIISFAGDVNIEESLKERVNIDKISGIEIPYFTNIESAISSALSLREMKDPLRIVLISDLQENVGNTEKMLSKLKEEKVQIDIYPLKVKGFNEVALMKIQAPSIVHQGQYFSVEVYIKSYGIKEVILELTWENKTYKYMLNNLNEDNFYSFDLKANNPGLNSINVQISSPHDTYLENNKGTNFVYVQGKPKILYLAGEDFQPIFGLALKAQGWDLSYDYYPYSSLDNKLLEYQVLILDNIPIKSLSWTKINLIKNFVLEKGGTLLILGGDRSLSAGDYQQTPLEDILPVTLRPEQFLKRSNVSLVLVIDASGSMGALSGGEPKIELAKESAHLVVDFLNEEDYFGLIAFDHAYQWVVPLQPLKDKEKVSELISRIEAGGGTSLYPPLKAAGEELIKLPFKNKHIIAITDGQTEGGDFYGITKWLSKNKITISTIGIGEDANYSLLRDIAQWGNGRYYHTWDLKTLPQLLLSETKALLRPNIIEKKFIPKLEREEFTAIKEFPSLSGYVLTSSKYPYPVLLSSPMGDPILAFGQFGLGQVFVFTSALKSYWGEEWLKWKDLGRFWSELLRNSIPHFIPNIQVSITQQGEEGIINLRSADSYGNYKNFLNIKYLITDPMGREYEGELEQKGPGFYQGKFSLKTLGKYQITLWEKDKIIAKLSWFSPNTPEFLPKPFNEKLAHLLTSTTNGKILKEPKEVFRPWEFLSTKPKDLTLPILLVIILLFFVELILRRWKNIKELISNYLSFLKTSKETQDWYESIEEKIINEWKSKPSPSMLETASLEVRARLYIAHLKTQEKKKK, from the coding sequence GTGATAGGTTTCGAGAGGCCATATTTTTTAATTTTAATTATATTTTTAATTTTACTCGCCAAAAAATTCTCGATAAAGAAAGCTTTTTTAAGAAATATTCAATTACTACTTCTTATTTTATCTCTCTCTGGTCTTCAATTCTTTGCCCCATATTCTCAAATAAATGTTATCTTTTTATTAGATCAGTCTTTAAGTATCTCATCAAAAGAAAAGGAAGAAGCCATTCAGTTTATTGATTCTTCTTTAAAATTCAAGAAACCTCAAGACAAAGTAGGAATAATTTCTTTCGCAGGAGATGTGAATATTGAAGAAAGTTTAAAAGAAAGAGTAAATATTGATAAAATTTCAGGAATAGAAATACCATATTTTACAAACATAGAATCTGCAATTTCTTCAGCACTATCTCTCAGGGAAATGAAGGATCCTTTAAGAATTGTCTTAATAAGCGATCTTCAAGAAAATGTAGGAAATACTGAAAAAATGTTAAGTAAATTAAAAGAAGAAAAAGTTCAAATAGATATATATCCTTTAAAGGTAAAAGGATTTAATGAAGTTGCTTTAATGAAAATACAAGCTCCTAGTATCGTACATCAAGGACAATATTTTTCTGTAGAAGTTTATATAAAAAGCTATGGAATTAAGGAAGTAATCTTAGAATTAACTTGGGAGAATAAAACCTATAAATATATGCTTAACAATTTAAATGAAGATAACTTCTATTCTTTTGATTTAAAAGCAAATAATCCTGGACTTAATAGTATAAATGTTCAAATCTCTTCCCCCCATGATACATATTTAGAAAACAACAAAGGAACAAATTTTGTATATGTACAGGGAAAACCTAAAATTCTCTATCTAGCAGGAGAGGATTTTCAACCAATATTTGGTTTAGCCCTTAAAGCTCAAGGTTGGGATCTTTCCTATGATTATTACCCTTATTCTTCCTTAGATAATAAACTTCTGGAATATCAAGTTTTAATCTTAGATAATATACCAATAAAAAGTCTTTCATGGACTAAGATAAATCTCATAAAAAATTTCGTCCTAGAAAAGGGAGGAACTCTCTTAATTCTTGGAGGAGATAGGAGTCTTTCTGCTGGAGATTATCAACAAACTCCCCTTGAAGATATTCTGCCTGTAACTTTAAGGCCTGAGCAGTTTCTTAAAAGATCTAATGTATCTTTAGTTTTAGTTATAGATGCTTCAGGTAGTATGGGAGCATTAAGTGGAGGAGAACCTAAAATAGAATTAGCAAAGGAATCCGCCCATTTAGTTGTAGACTTTTTGAATGAAGAAGATTATTTCGGACTTATTGCCTTTGATCATGCTTACCAATGGGTTGTTCCATTACAGCCTTTAAAGGATAAGGAAAAAGTCTCGGAATTGATTTCAAGAATTGAGGCAGGAGGGGGAACTTCTTTATATCCTCCTTTAAAAGCAGCAGGAGAAGAATTAATAAAATTACCCTTCAAAAACAAGCATATAATTGCTATTACCGATGGACAAACAGAAGGGGGAGATTTCTATGGAATTACAAAATGGCTTTCTAAAAATAAGATTACCATATCAACTATTGGTATTGGCGAGGATGCTAATTATTCTCTTCTTCGAGATATAGCCCAATGGGGAAATGGACGATATTATCATACATGGGATTTAAAAACTCTTCCCCAACTTCTTCTTTCTGAAACAAAGGCTCTTCTCCGTCCTAATATAATTGAAAAGAAATTTATCCCTAAATTAGAAAGAGAAGAATTTACAGCAATAAAAGAATTTCCATCTTTATCTGGATACGTTCTCACGTCCTCAAAATATCCTTATCCTGTTCTATTGAGTTCTCCAATGGGAGACCCAATTCTTGCCTTTGGCCAATTTGGACTAGGACAAGTCTTTGTCTTTACCTCTGCTTTAAAATCTTATTGGGGAGAAGAGTGGTTGAAATGGAAAGATTTAGGAAGATTTTGGAGTGAACTATTAAGGAATTCTATTCCCCATTTTATTCCCAACATTCAGGTAAGTATTACTCAACAAGGAGAAGAGGGAATTATAAACTTGAGATCCGCGGATTCTTATGGTAATTATAAAAACTTTTTGAACATAAAATATCTAATAACTGACCCTATGGGCAGAGAGTATGAAGGAGAGTTAGAACAAAAAGGGCCTGGTTTTTACCAAGGAAAATTTTCTCTAAAAACTCTAGGGAAATATCAGATAACTTTATGGGAAAAAGATAAAATTATTGCCAAATTATCTTGGTTTTCTCCAAATACTCCTGAGTTTCTTCCTAAACCCTTTAATGAAAAATTAGCACATCTTTTAACCTCTACTACTAATGGTAAAATTTTAAAAGAGCCAAAAGAAGTATTTAGACCTTGGGAATTTCTTTCTACTAAACCTAAAGATTTGACCCTTCCAATATTGCTAGTTATAATACTATTGTTTTTTGTAGAGCTTATTCTAAGAAGGTGGAAAAATATTAAAGAACTAATAAGTAATTATCTGTCATTTTTAAAAACTTCTAAAGAAACTCAAGATTGGTATGAGAGCATAGAAGAAAAGATAATAAACGAATGGAAAAGCAAACCCTCTCCTTCTATGCTTGAAACTGCTTCCTTAGAGGTAAGAGCAAGATTATATATAGCTCATTTAAAAACACAAGAAAAAAAGAAAAAATGA
- a CDS encoding BatA and WFA domain-containing protein → MSINFTNPHFLWLLSLVSIIIILHLIRPRRITVTISSLILWEKIFKENPTGKWFKKLPKNILLYLQILALILLVLSLAQPQIIFKGDINSPVILVIDCSASLASRDILPSRFENVKIEALKILKKIPFWRPVALIIIGKKPEIVSSFTIRHNLIEKNIKALRVLYTRNNIESAIELCESLLPNTPKEIHIFSDGNAKFSFPSNSINNYYVHIIGKDGNNVGITRAEIIPKNNKIAELFVEISNFSENLKEFPLEIWNDNKLWTTTKIIIKPKEIKNLIFEVPYISQKLLIKLRLKDQLEEDNNAYLFLPVFKFKILLVSPGNPFLEKALRAIPNTYIDIKRYITQEDFLDYDFIVFDRLIPEYVPAGNYLFIGSAPKNFDFEVTGKITKTKIISWEDVPIMNLIYPLNVNIFSSLILKSSDFKPLLYCEKGPIGFIYEKKDIFSVILPFSILDTDWYLYDSFPIFIYNIIKQALSYNFKISAGETVLIRDGSPIYTIKTPKEEREHENKIGIIEFNNTFDLGFYIIKSRNKERVFTVNMFSREESDIKPKFMLNNNIKTEIKEKGLINLSLTPYLLFLCFFIFLIEIIIFLGGLKFK, encoded by the coding sequence ATGAGTATAAATTTTACAAATCCTCATTTTCTATGGCTATTGTCATTAGTTTCCATAATCATTATTCTTCATCTTATAAGACCAAGGAGAATTACAGTTACTATTTCCTCTTTGATACTATGGGAAAAAATATTTAAAGAAAATCCCACAGGCAAGTGGTTTAAAAAGCTTCCTAAGAATATTCTTCTTTATCTTCAAATTTTAGCTCTTATCCTTCTAGTTCTCTCTTTAGCTCAGCCTCAGATAATATTTAAAGGAGATATAAATTCACCTGTAATTTTAGTAATAGACTGTTCTGCAAGTTTAGCTTCTAGAGATATCCTCCCCTCTCGATTTGAAAACGTTAAAATTGAAGCACTAAAAATTCTAAAGAAAATTCCATTCTGGAGACCTGTTGCCTTAATAATTATAGGTAAGAAACCAGAAATTGTTTCTTCTTTTACTATAAGACATAACCTGATTGAAAAAAATATAAAAGCCTTAAGGGTATTGTATACAAGAAATAATATAGAATCCGCTATTGAACTATGTGAATCATTGCTTCCAAATACCCCAAAAGAAATACATATATTTTCTGATGGTAATGCAAAATTTTCATTTCCTTCTAATTCAATAAATAATTATTACGTTCATATTATAGGAAAGGATGGAAATAATGTAGGAATAACAAGAGCAGAGATTATTCCTAAAAATAATAAAATTGCAGAACTCTTTGTCGAAATATCAAATTTTTCTGAAAATTTAAAGGAATTTCCATTGGAAATATGGAATGACAATAAGCTATGGACCACAACCAAAATAATTATTAAACCTAAAGAGATAAAGAACTTAATTTTTGAAGTTCCTTATATTAGCCAAAAGTTGTTAATAAAGTTAAGACTTAAAGATCAATTAGAAGAGGATAATAATGCTTATCTATTTCTACCTGTATTTAAATTTAAAATTCTATTGGTATCTCCAGGAAATCCCTTTTTAGAAAAGGCATTGAGAGCAATTCCTAATACCTATATAGATATAAAAAGATATATTACCCAGGAAGATTTTCTTGATTATGATTTTATAGTATTTGATAGACTAATTCCCGAATATGTTCCTGCAGGAAATTATCTTTTTATCGGTTCTGCCCCCAAAAATTTTGATTTTGAAGTTACAGGTAAAATAACAAAAACAAAAATCATAAGTTGGGAAGACGTTCCTATAATGAATCTTATCTATCCTTTAAATGTAAATATATTTTCTTCACTAATTCTAAAATCTTCAGACTTTAAGCCTTTATTATATTGTGAAAAGGGACCAATTGGATTCATATATGAAAAAAAAGATATTTTCTCAGTAATATTACCTTTTTCAATACTAGATACTGACTGGTATCTTTATGATTCTTTTCCTATCTTCATCTACAATATAATAAAACAAGCTTTATCCTATAATTTTAAAATATCAGCTGGGGAAACAGTGTTAATCAGAGATGGTAGTCCTATATACACTATTAAAACCCCAAAAGAAGAAAGGGAACACGAAAATAAGATAGGTATAATTGAGTTCAATAACACTTTTGACTTAGGATTTTATATAATTAAAAGCAGAAATAAAGAAAGAGTATTTACTGTAAACATGTTTTCGAGAGAAGAATCAGACATAAAACCAAAGTTTATGTTGAATAATAATATAAAAACTGAAATTAAAGAAAAAGGTCTCATAAATCTGTCTTTAACTCCGTATCTTTTATTTCTCTGCTTTTTTATTTTTTTAATTGAAATAATCATATTCCTAGGAGGTCTAAAATTTAAGTGA
- a CDS encoding DUF58 domain-containing protein yields the protein MKEELDLSLIEKLEKLRLFAKKIKITGTFGERKSPKVGRGSEFADYRNYQIGDELRYIDWNIYARLEKFLIKLFEEEEDLDIHILLDSSLSMKFGKPSKLLYGKELALAFAYLGLSSWEKIRFASFQESINNLVSLERKKESIFNLFRVLKIIKPSGITDINNVLKQYLSWQKRKGVLIVISDFLSPTGYKEGLSLAKYKKFSIYAIQILGEEEINPPLKGDLLLVDCETNEKREVLVDENLIEIYKRELDKFLKELEEFTSNYGIEYLRTVTSLPVEDLLLKYLRSRGWLT from the coding sequence ATGAAAGAAGAATTAGATTTATCTCTAATAGAAAAGTTAGAAAAATTAAGACTTTTTGCTAAAAAAATTAAAATCACAGGAACTTTTGGTGAAAGAAAAAGTCCAAAAGTAGGTAGAGGAAGCGAATTTGCAGATTATAGAAATTACCAAATAGGAGATGAACTAAGATACATAGATTGGAACATTTACGCAAGATTAGAAAAATTTCTTATAAAACTTTTTGAAGAAGAAGAAGATTTAGATATACATATTCTCTTAGATTCTTCTTTATCTATGAAATTTGGAAAACCCTCAAAATTATTATATGGAAAAGAATTAGCCTTAGCTTTTGCATATTTAGGCCTTTCTTCATGGGAAAAAATAAGATTTGCTTCCTTTCAAGAAAGTATAAATAATCTTGTATCATTAGAAAGAAAGAAAGAGAGCATTTTTAATCTATTTCGAGTATTAAAAATTATAAAACCTAGTGGTATTACCGATATAAATAATGTATTAAAACAGTACTTGAGTTGGCAAAAAAGAAAAGGGGTATTAATAGTTATCTCTGATTTCCTTTCTCCTACAGGTTATAAAGAAGGACTTTCATTGGCAAAATATAAAAAATTTTCTATTTATGCTATTCAAATTTTAGGAGAAGAGGAGATAAATCCTCCACTTAAAGGAGATTTATTATTAGTAGATTGTGAAACTAACGAAAAAAGAGAAGTATTGGTAGATGAAAATCTTATAGAAATCTATAAACGAGAATTAGATAAATTTCTTAAAGAATTAGAGGAATTTACATCAAATTATGGAATTGAGTATTTAAGAACAGTAACTTCTCTCCCCGTAGAGGATCTTCTTCTAAAGTATTTAAGATCAAGAGGATGGCTTACATGA